In Candidatus Binataceae bacterium, the following proteins share a genomic window:
- a CDS encoding organic hydroperoxide resistance protein, which translates to MPEIKKVQYTAKAHTIGGRDGGSSRTSDGRLEVRLSVPGLPGTGTNPEQLFAAGWSACFISAMGLVAHQKKIKLPSETAIDAEVDLCLNGGYSLQARLNVSMPGLERDIAQSIVDEAHQICPYSKATRGNIEVTIKVA; encoded by the coding sequence ATGCCGGAAATCAAGAAAGTACAATACACGGCGAAAGCTCACACCATCGGGGGCCGCGACGGTGGCTCATCGCGCACTTCCGATGGCCGGCTCGAGGTTAGACTCTCAGTTCCGGGCCTGCCCGGAACTGGCACCAATCCTGAGCAACTCTTCGCCGCCGGATGGTCGGCATGTTTCATCAGCGCGATGGGACTCGTGGCGCACCAGAAGAAAATCAAGCTTCCATCCGAGACTGCTATCGATGCCGAAGTCGATCTGTGCCTGAACGGCGGATATTCGCTCCAGGCCCGCCTGAACGTGAGCATGCCAGGGCTGGAACGCGATATCGCCCAGAGCATCGTCGACGAGGCGCATCAGATCTGCCCCTATTCCAAGGCCACGCGTGGCAATATCGAAGTGACTATCAAGGTCGCCTGA